The Streptomyces sp. NBC_00224 genome has a window encoding:
- a CDS encoding S8 family serine peptidase, with protein MTLHFSRTHRALAASVGMATITALAILPGTASAMPAGGAATKAAPAAASPSLSYVVNLRKGYGHADRVRRAIEAAGGTVVQSYDRIGVIVVHSADPGFATAMRAVRGVESAGATRTAPLPAQTTTDVGTPKTLSAEEVRAATAGAAAGEDPLEPLQWDLKAIKADKAHEKTLGSSRVTVGVVDTGVDDTHPDIAPNFDRAKSVSCIGGKPDTTDGAWRPFTTGGSPHGTHVAGEIAAAKNGVGVTGVAPGVKVAAIKVSTQGGSFFYTEAVVCGFMWAADHGIDVTNNSYYTDPWYFNCKTDPDQKALVEAITRASRYAESKGTVNVAAAGNESYDLAADSLTDPASPNDSTPGDRTVDPSECFDIPTQLPGVVTVASTGAKGLKSSFSNYGLGVVDVAAPGGDSTAYQPPQAPATSGLILGPVPGGKWAYMAGTSMATPHVVGVAALLKSAHPHAPAWKIKELLKEGADATACPDPYDIDGDGKVDAVCEGGKRHSGFYGAGVVNALRAVR; from the coding sequence ATGACGTTGCACTTCTCCCGTACGCACCGCGCCCTCGCCGCTTCCGTCGGCATGGCGACCATCACCGCGCTCGCGATCCTGCCGGGCACGGCGTCGGCCATGCCGGCCGGCGGCGCGGCCACCAAGGCCGCCCCGGCCGCCGCCTCGCCCTCGCTCAGCTATGTCGTCAACCTCCGCAAGGGATACGGGCACGCGGACCGGGTCAGAAGGGCGATCGAGGCGGCCGGTGGCACGGTCGTCCAGTCCTACGACCGGATCGGCGTGATCGTCGTCCACTCCGCCGACCCCGGCTTCGCGACGGCCATGCGGGCGGTACGGGGAGTGGAGTCGGCCGGGGCGACCCGGACCGCGCCGCTGCCCGCGCAGACGACGACCGACGTCGGCACGCCCAAGACGCTCAGCGCCGAGGAGGTCCGGGCCGCCACCGCCGGGGCCGCGGCAGGCGAGGACCCGCTGGAGCCGCTCCAGTGGGACCTGAAGGCCATCAAGGCCGACAAGGCCCACGAGAAGACCCTGGGCAGCTCCAGGGTGACCGTCGGCGTCGTCGACACGGGCGTGGACGACACCCACCCCGACATCGCGCCCAACTTCGACCGCGCCAAGTCGGTGAGCTGCATCGGCGGCAAGCCGGACACCACCGACGGCGCCTGGCGGCCGTTCACCACCGGCGGCTCCCCGCACGGCACGCATGTGGCGGGCGAGATAGCCGCGGCCAAGAACGGCGTCGGCGTCACCGGTGTGGCGCCCGGGGTGAAGGTCGCCGCCATCAAGGTCTCCACCCAGGGCGGCAGCTTCTTCTACACGGAGGCCGTCGTCTGCGGCTTCATGTGGGCCGCCGACCACGGCATCGACGTGACCAACAACAGCTATTACACCGACCCCTGGTACTTCAACTGCAAGACCGACCCGGACCAGAAGGCGCTGGTCGAGGCGATCACCCGGGCCAGCCGGTACGCCGAGTCCAAGGGCACGGTGAACGTGGCGGCGGCGGGCAACGAGAGCTACGACCTCGCGGCCGACTCGCTCACCGACCCGGCCAGCCCCAACGACTCCACGCCGGGCGACCGGACGGTCGACCCGAGCGAGTGCTTCGACATCCCCACGCAGCTGCCGGGGGTGGTCACGGTCGCCTCGACCGGGGCCAAGGGCCTGAAGTCCTCGTTCTCCAACTACGGTCTGGGCGTGGTCGACGTGGCGGCGCCGGGCGGCGACTCGACCGCCTACCAGCCGCCGCAGGCCCCGGCCACCAGCGGTCTGATCCTCGGCCCGGTGCCCGGCGGCAAGTGGGCCTACATGGCGGGTACGTCGATGGCGACCCCGCACGTGGTGGGCGTGGCCGCACTGCTCAAGTCCGCGCACCCGCACGCGCCCGCCTGGAAGATCAAGGAGCTCCTGAAGGAGGGCGCGGACGCGACGGCCTGCCCCGACCCGTACGACATCGACGGGGACGGGAAGGTCGACGCGGTGTGCGAGGGCGGGAAGCGCCACAGCGGGTTCTATGGGGCGGGGGTTGTGAACGCGCTGCGGGCGGTGCGGTAG
- a CDS encoding DUF485 domain-containing protein, with amino-acid sequence MATDVPPPEGGIDTRPAQPPTEKFVEVQASEEFAELRRTHRRFAFPLTVAFIAWYLLYVLLSNYAGGFMGHKLFGNINVALVFGLAQFLTTFLIAWFYSRYAVAKLDPRAEAIKSRMEADA; translated from the coding sequence GTGGCCACCGACGTGCCACCGCCCGAAGGCGGTATCGACACGCGCCCCGCCCAGCCCCCCACCGAGAAGTTCGTCGAGGTGCAGGCGAGCGAGGAATTCGCCGAACTGCGCCGCACGCACCGCCGGTTCGCGTTCCCCCTGACGGTCGCCTTCATCGCCTGGTACCTGCTGTACGTCCTGCTGTCCAACTACGCGGGCGGCTTTATGGGCCACAAGCTGTTCGGCAACATCAACGTGGCGCTCGTCTTCGGTCTCGCCCAGTTCCTCACCACCTTCCTCATCGCCTGGTTCTACTCGCGGTACGCGGTCGCCAAGCTCGACCCCCGTGCCGAGGCGATCAAGTCCCGCATGGAGGCCGACGCATGA
- a CDS encoding VIT family protein, whose protein sequence is MTEAETAQGHDEAHQGALGTRLNWLRAAVLGANDGIVSTAGLVVGVAGATDDRSALLTAGLAGLLAGSMSMAAGEYVSVSTQRDSEKAALAQERRELREEPEAELEELSGLLEDRGLSAEVAREAARQLTERDALRAHARVELGIDPDELANPWHAAGASFLAFTAGALLPLLAIVLPPSSLRLYVTVTSVLAALALTGWGSARLGSAPAGAAVLRNMAGGAVAMGVTYAAGAALGAAGV, encoded by the coding sequence ATGACGGAAGCGGAGACCGCCCAGGGCCACGACGAGGCCCACCAGGGCGCCCTCGGCACGCGCCTGAACTGGCTGCGGGCGGCGGTCCTCGGCGCCAACGACGGCATCGTGTCCACGGCGGGCCTCGTCGTCGGCGTGGCGGGCGCGACGGACGACCGCTCCGCCCTGCTGACGGCGGGCCTCGCCGGGCTGCTTGCCGGCTCGATGTCGATGGCGGCGGGCGAGTACGTCTCCGTGTCGACCCAGCGCGACTCCGAGAAGGCCGCCCTGGCGCAGGAGCGGCGCGAGCTGCGCGAGGAGCCGGAGGCCGAACTGGAGGAGCTGAGCGGCCTGTTGGAGGACCGCGGCCTCAGCGCCGAGGTGGCGCGGGAGGCGGCGCGGCAGCTCACCGAGCGCGACGCCCTGCGCGCCCACGCGCGCGTGGAGCTCGGCATCGACCCCGACGAGCTGGCCAACCCCTGGCACGCGGCGGGCGCCAGCTTCCTGGCCTTCACGGCCGGCGCCCTGCTCCCCCTCCTGGCCATCGTCCTGCCCCCGTCCTCGCTCCGCCTGTACGTGACGGTCACCTCGGTCCTGGCCGCCCTGGCCCTCACCGGCTGGGGCAGCGCCCGCCTGGGCTCGGCCCCGGCCGGCGCGGCGGTACTGCGCAACATGGCCGGGGGCGCGGTGGCCATGGGAGTGACGTACGCGGCGGGGGCGGCGCTGGGGGCGGCGGGGGTGTGA
- a CDS encoding cation acetate symporter, with amino-acid sequence MSAPYAHLPLAATATTEHRPLIITLFSVFVVATLVITVWAGRQTKSAADFYAGGRQFTAFQNGLAVSGDYMSAASFLGIAGAIALFGYDGFLYSIGFLVAWLVALLLVAEPLRNSGRYTMGDVLAYRMRQRPVRTAAGTSTIVVSIFYLLAQMAGAGVLVSLLLGITSDAGKVLIVALVGVLMIVYVTIGGMKGTTWVQMVKAVLLIAGTILITFLILLKFNFNLSDLLGTAAKNSGKGSAFLEPGLKYGKTGTSKLDFISLGIALVLGTAGLPHILIRFYTVPTAKAARKSVNWAIGIIGAFYLMTIVLGFGAAALLKPGDIIASNPAGNTAAPLAALEIGGGSGSNGGAILLAVISAVAFATILAVVAGLTLASSSSFAHDIYANVIRKGKATEQEEVRAARWATVFIGAAAIVLGAFARDLNVAGLVALAFAVAASANLPTILYSLFWKRFTTQGALWSIYGGLTTAVVLVLFSPVVSGNPKTSMFKGVDFHWFPLENPGLISIPVGFLLGLIGSLLSKEEPDAGKYAELEVKSLTGIGAH; translated from the coding sequence ATGAGCGCCCCGTACGCCCACCTCCCGCTCGCGGCGACCGCCACCACCGAGCACCGGCCGCTGATCATCACGCTCTTCTCGGTGTTCGTCGTCGCGACCCTGGTCATCACGGTCTGGGCGGGCCGCCAGACCAAGAGCGCGGCCGACTTCTACGCGGGCGGCCGCCAGTTCACCGCCTTCCAGAACGGCCTGGCGGTCTCCGGCGACTACATGTCCGCCGCGTCCTTCCTCGGCATCGCCGGAGCCATCGCGCTCTTCGGCTACGACGGCTTCCTGTACTCGATCGGCTTCCTGGTCGCCTGGCTGGTGGCGCTGCTCCTGGTCGCCGAGCCGCTGCGCAACTCCGGCCGCTACACCATGGGCGACGTGCTCGCGTACCGGATGCGCCAGCGTCCCGTACGCACGGCCGCGGGCACCTCCACCATCGTCGTCTCGATCTTCTACCTGCTGGCGCAGATGGCCGGCGCCGGCGTCCTGGTCTCGCTGCTGCTCGGCATCACCAGCGACGCGGGCAAGGTCCTGATCGTCGCCCTGGTCGGCGTGCTCATGATCGTGTACGTGACGATCGGCGGGATGAAGGGCACCACCTGGGTGCAGATGGTCAAGGCGGTCCTGCTCATCGCGGGCACCATCCTGATCACCTTCCTGATCCTGCTGAAGTTCAACTTCAACCTCTCGGACCTGCTCGGCACGGCCGCCAAGAACAGCGGCAAGGGCAGCGCCTTCCTGGAGCCCGGCCTCAAGTACGGCAAGACGGGCACCTCCAAGCTGGACTTCATCTCGCTCGGCATCGCCCTGGTGCTGGGCACGGCCGGCCTGCCGCACATCCTGATCCGCTTCTACACCGTCCCCACGGCCAAGGCCGCCCGTAAGTCGGTGAACTGGGCGATCGGCATCATCGGCGCCTTCTACCTGATGACGATCGTGCTCGGCTTCGGCGCGGCCGCGCTCCTCAAACCGGGCGACATCATCGCCTCCAACCCGGCGGGCAACACCGCGGCGCCACTGGCGGCCCTGGAGATCGGCGGCGGCAGCGGCTCCAACGGGGGCGCGATCCTGCTCGCGGTGATCTCGGCGGTCGCCTTCGCCACGATCCTCGCGGTCGTCGCGGGCCTCACCCTCGCCTCGTCGTCCTCCTTCGCGCACGACATCTACGCCAACGTCATCCGCAAGGGGAAGGCGACCGAGCAGGAGGAGGTCCGGGCCGCGCGCTGGGCGACCGTCTTCATCGGGGCCGCCGCCATCGTGCTCGGCGCCTTCGCCCGCGATCTGAACGTCGCCGGTCTGGTGGCGCTCGCCTTCGCGGTCGCCGCCTCCGCCAACCTGCCGACCATCCTCTACAGCCTCTTCTGGAAGCGGTTCACCACCCAGGGCGCGCTGTGGTCGATCTACGGCGGTCTGACCACGGCGGTCGTGCTCGTGCTGTTCTCGCCGGTCGTCTCCGGCAACCCGAAGACGTCGATGTTCAAGGGCGTCGACTTCCACTGGTTCCCGCTGGAGAACCCCGGCCTGATCTCGATCCCCGTCGGCTTCCTGCTAGGTCTGATCGGATCGCTGCTCTCGAAGGAGGAGCCGGACGCCGGAAAGTACGCGGAGCTGGAGGTCAAGTCCCTCACCGGAATCGGTGCCCACTAG
- a CDS encoding S8 family serine peptidase gives MAHLGSGRRRALVLPAGLALTASLGFLPAGTASAAPAPAADGPDLSYVVNTTGGHGTSARVQKAIAKAGGTVVVSYDRIGVVVVHSTNPAFAREIRRARGVTSAGATRTTPLKAQATTEEGTTQALTPAEAAKAKAAAAPGQEPLEANQWNLRAIGADKAAKIYPGSRRVTVGVIDTGVDDTHPDLAPNFSASQSANCVGGVADTSPGAWRPYVGGSDHGTHVAGEIAAARNGIGVAGVAPGVKVAGIKVAEQGSGLFFTEAVVCGFVFAAEHHIDVTNNSYYVDPWYFNCKADPDQKALLDAVTRASKYAEHKGVLNVAAAGNENYDLSKHAITDTTSPDDQPAPHPTVTVDPAKCPDIPAQLPGVVTVAATGVQNVKSYYSSYGLGQIDVAAPGGDKYQIPDTPDKNGRILATLPGGQYGYKQGTSMATPHVVGVAALLKSKNPWASPAELREMLKEQADNPGCPTGLYDPDGNGVQDSTCEGGKRVNGFYGRGVVNALSAVTE, from the coding sequence ATGGCTCATCTGGGATCCGGACGGCGACGGGCCCTCGTGCTCCCCGCCGGCCTGGCGCTCACGGCCTCGCTCGGCTTCCTCCCGGCGGGCACGGCCTCGGCCGCACCGGCCCCCGCCGCCGACGGACCGGACCTCTCGTACGTCGTCAACACCACGGGCGGACACGGCACTTCGGCCCGCGTGCAGAAGGCGATAGCGAAGGCGGGCGGCACGGTCGTCGTCTCGTACGACCGGATAGGCGTGGTCGTCGTGCACTCCACGAACCCCGCGTTCGCCCGGGAGATACGCCGGGCCAGGGGCGTCACCTCCGCCGGTGCCACCCGTACGACGCCTCTGAAGGCGCAGGCCACCACCGAGGAGGGCACCACCCAGGCCCTCACCCCGGCCGAGGCCGCCAAGGCGAAGGCGGCGGCCGCACCCGGCCAGGAGCCGCTGGAGGCCAACCAGTGGAACCTGCGGGCGATCGGCGCCGACAAGGCCGCCAAGATCTACCCGGGCAGCCGCCGGGTCACCGTCGGCGTGATCGACACCGGGGTCGACGACACCCACCCCGACCTCGCCCCGAACTTCTCCGCCTCCCAGTCGGCCAACTGCGTGGGCGGCGTCGCCGACACCTCGCCGGGCGCCTGGCGGCCGTACGTGGGCGGCAGCGACCACGGCACACACGTCGCGGGCGAGATAGCCGCGGCCCGCAACGGGATCGGCGTCGCCGGGGTCGCGCCCGGCGTCAAGGTCGCCGGGATCAAGGTCGCCGAGCAGGGCAGCGGGCTGTTCTTCACCGAGGCGGTGGTCTGCGGGTTCGTCTTCGCCGCCGAGCACCACATCGACGTCACCAACAACAGCTATTACGTGGACCCCTGGTACTTCAACTGCAAGGCCGACCCGGACCAGAAGGCGCTGCTCGACGCGGTGACCCGGGCGAGCAAGTACGCCGAGCACAAGGGCGTCCTCAACGTCGCGGCGGCGGGCAACGAGAACTACGACCTGTCCAAGCACGCCATCACCGACACCACCAGCCCGGACGACCAGCCCGCACCGCACCCCACGGTGACCGTGGACCCGGCCAAGTGCCCGGACATCCCGGCCCAGTTGCCGGGTGTCGTCACGGTCGCGGCGACCGGGGTGCAGAACGTCAAGTCGTACTACTCCAGCTACGGCCTGGGCCAGATCGACGTGGCCGCGCCCGGCGGTGACAAGTACCAGATCCCGGACACCCCGGACAAGAACGGGCGGATCCTGGCGACGCTCCCGGGCGGGCAGTACGGCTACAAGCAGGGCACGTCCATGGCCACGCCGCACGTCGTCGGCGTCGCCGCGCTCCTGAAGTCCAAGAACCCGTGGGCATCGCCGGCCGAGCTGCGGGAGATGCTCAAGGAGCAGGCCGACAACCCCGGCTGCCCCACCGGCCTGTACGACCCGGACGGCAACGGCGTCCAGGACTCCACGTGTGAGGGCGGCAAGCGCGTCAACGGCTTCTACGGCCGGGGCGTCGTCAACGCGCTGAGCGCGGTCACCGAGTAG
- a CDS encoding amidohydrolase family protein produces the protein MTADRYTVISADCHAGADLLDYKPYLEKRHHDDFDAWAATYVNPHEDLLADTADRNWNSERRVAELEADGIVAEVVFPNTIPPFFPSASLMAPAPTREELDQRWAGLRAHNRWLADFCALVPGRRAGVAQILLNDVDAAVAEIHRVKEAGLTGGIMLPGAPPGSGVPELYSAVYDPIWAACADLDVPVNHHGGSASPPLGEEPAARAVFMVETTWFSHRALWHLIFGGAFRRHPALKLILTEQGSGWIPGVIEMLDYYHERLVSAATRAATAESKFGAGLAESMGAGPSRIWRDNCYVGASFMRPHEVPLRDRIGLDKIMWGSDYPHDEGTTPYSREGLRIAYAGLPRDEVARMAGGNAARVYGFDLPFLDGIAARVGPTVEEIAEPLKEVPADATSPVFALGGSVRVW, from the coding sequence GAAGCGCCACCACGACGACTTCGACGCCTGGGCCGCCACCTACGTCAATCCGCACGAGGACCTGCTCGCCGACACCGCCGACCGCAACTGGAACTCCGAGCGGCGGGTGGCCGAGCTGGAGGCGGACGGGATCGTCGCGGAGGTGGTGTTCCCCAACACCATCCCGCCGTTCTTCCCCTCGGCCTCGCTGATGGCCCCCGCGCCGACGCGGGAGGAGCTCGATCAGCGCTGGGCGGGGCTGCGGGCCCACAACCGCTGGCTGGCCGACTTCTGCGCGCTGGTGCCGGGCCGCAGGGCGGGTGTGGCGCAGATCCTGCTGAACGACGTCGACGCGGCGGTGGCGGAGATCCACCGGGTGAAGGAGGCGGGTCTGACCGGCGGCATCATGCTCCCTGGCGCCCCGCCCGGCTCGGGCGTACCCGAGCTGTACTCGGCCGTCTACGACCCGATCTGGGCGGCCTGCGCCGACCTCGACGTACCGGTCAACCACCACGGCGGCTCCGCGTCGCCGCCGCTCGGCGAGGAACCGGCCGCGCGGGCCGTCTTCATGGTGGAGACGACCTGGTTCTCGCACCGGGCCCTGTGGCACCTGATCTTCGGTGGCGCGTTCCGCCGCCACCCGGCGCTGAAGCTGATCCTCACCGAGCAGGGCTCGGGCTGGATCCCCGGCGTGATCGAGATGCTCGACTACTACCACGAGCGCCTGGTGTCGGCGGCGACCCGGGCGGCGACGGCGGAGTCCAAGTTCGGCGCGGGCCTCGCGGAGTCGATGGGCGCGGGGCCGAGCCGGATCTGGCGCGACAACTGCTATGTGGGCGCCAGCTTCATGCGCCCCCACGAGGTGCCGCTGCGCGACCGGATCGGCCTCGACAAGATCATGTGGGGCAGCGACTACCCGCACGACGAGGGCACCACCCCCTACTCCCGCGAGGGCCTGCGGATCGCCTACGCGGGGCTGCCGAGGGACGAGGTGGCGCGGATGGCGGGCGGCAACGCGGCCCGGGTGTACGGCTTCGACCTGCCGTTCCTGGACGGGATCGCGGCGAGGGTGGGCCCGACCGTCGAGGAGATCGCCGAGCCGCTCAAGGAGGTCCCGGCGGACGCGACGAGCCCGGTGTTCGCGCTGGGTGGGTCGGTACGGGTGTGGTGA
- a CDS encoding zinc-dependent alcohol dehydrogenase family protein, whose protein sequence is MRATVIHAPHDIRVEDVPDPVVRFPTDAVVRVLRACICGSDLWAYRGESARQPGQRIGHEFLGVVEEAGSEVNGFRAGDLVVAPFVWSDGNCEYCAEGLQTSCPQGGFWGSVGSDGGQGEAVRVPFADGTLVKLPAAAASDDHLLTALLALSDVLGTGHHAAVGAGVKRGSTVAVVGDGAVGLCGVLAAKRLGAERIIALGRHQARTDIARTFGATDVVAERGEAAVDAVRELTRGQGAHAVIEAVGTEQSMRTAVEITRDGGAIGYVGVPHGSGTGLDLSVMFDRNIALRGGVAPVRAYIPELLPDVLSGAIDPSPVFDVTVGIDGVPGGYKAMDERTALKVLIKP, encoded by the coding sequence ATGCGCGCCACCGTCATCCACGCCCCCCACGACATCCGGGTGGAGGACGTGCCCGACCCCGTGGTCCGGTTCCCCACCGACGCGGTCGTCCGGGTGCTGCGGGCCTGTATCTGCGGCAGCGACCTGTGGGCCTACCGGGGCGAGTCCGCCCGGCAGCCCGGGCAGCGGATCGGGCACGAGTTCCTCGGTGTGGTCGAGGAGGCGGGCTCCGAGGTGAACGGGTTCCGGGCCGGGGACCTCGTGGTCGCGCCCTTCGTCTGGTCCGACGGCAACTGCGAGTACTGCGCCGAGGGGCTCCAGACGTCCTGCCCGCAGGGCGGGTTCTGGGGCTCGGTGGGCTCCGACGGCGGCCAGGGCGAGGCGGTCCGGGTGCCGTTCGCCGACGGCACGCTGGTCAAGCTGCCCGCCGCCGCGGCCTCCGACGACCACCTGCTCACCGCCCTGCTCGCCCTCTCCGACGTGCTCGGCACGGGCCACCACGCGGCCGTCGGCGCGGGCGTGAAGCGCGGCTCCACGGTCGCCGTCGTCGGTGACGGGGCCGTCGGCCTCTGCGGCGTCCTGGCGGCCAAGCGGCTCGGCGCCGAGCGGATCATCGCGCTCGGGCGCCACCAGGCCCGTACGGACATCGCGCGGACCTTCGGCGCCACGGACGTCGTCGCCGAGCGCGGCGAGGCCGCCGTCGACGCGGTGCGCGAGCTGACCCGGGGCCAGGGCGCGCACGCGGTCATCGAGGCGGTCGGCACCGAGCAGTCGATGCGCACCGCCGTCGAGATTACCCGCGACGGCGGCGCCATCGGCTACGTGGGCGTCCCGCACGGCAGCGGCACCGGCCTCGACCTCAGCGTCATGTTCGACCGCAACATCGCGCTGCGGGGCGGCGTCGCCCCGGTCCGCGCCTACATCCCGGAGCTGCTGCCGGACGTCCTGTCCGGCGCGATCGACCCGTCCCCGGTCTTCGACGTGACGGTCGGCATCGACGGCGTCCCCGGCGGCTACAAGGCGATGGACGAGCGCACGGCCCTGAAGGTCCTGATCAAGCCGTAG